The Glycine soja cultivar W05 chromosome 3, ASM419377v2, whole genome shotgun sequence genome window below encodes:
- the LOC114407005 gene encoding organelle RRM domain-containing protein 2, mitochondrial-like has product MAFLYGAQRLLRHTPLVHSHYASIRLSSTLTSPKLFVSGLSRLTKDENLKDAFSSFGQLVEAKVITDRASGRSKGFAFVTYTTIEEAERAREGMNAKFLDGWVIFVDPAKPREPRPPQQSQSQPSEIGFTVNKTVGWCG; this is encoded by the exons ATGGCTTTTTTGTATGGAGCTCAGCGTCTGCTTCGCCACACCCCACTTGTTCATTCCCACTATGCTTCCATTCGTCTCAGCTCAACTCTCACTTCCCCCAAACTTTTCGTCAGCG GTCTTTCTAGACTGACAAAAGATGAAAACCTTAAGGatgcattttcttcttttgggcagCTGGTTGAAG CTAAGGTGATAACTGATAGAGCCTCTGGAAGATCAAAGGGATTCGCTTTTGTAACTTATACAACCATAGAAGAAGCTGAAAGGGCAAGAGAAGGAATGAATGCTAAATTTTTGGATGGATGGGTTATATTTGTTGATCCTGCCAAGCCAAGAGAGCCTAGACCTCCTCAGCAATCACAGTCTCAGCCCTCCGAAATAGGTTTCACTGTCAACAAAACGGTTGGCTGGTGTGGTTGA
- the LOC114407006 gene encoding uncharacterized protein LOC114407006, which translates to MLLMDTCSNTNVVHDDNFISNLGRTFSESLHIQDAQKSLLASEGSDIYNVNEEKICKAMKDQATKVNMACLKKSATFPIPNTMLPSSSSDKEADTSVTEPLYEHSAHQTYSRSVSLPAPLKLIPAIKGSREKHGGSQVKLNVKWAADVYDPVPTLLSHTVRSNKKQQKSRKKKPEKKNGKKGQKGNSSRGGSSKDKQFRKLGGTSGLCYKSMDSCDKVLGVATELDALDVRSQDSYCGTSFLKKSVTELHYSVAEAL; encoded by the exons ATGCTATTGATGGACACGTGCTCTAATACCAATGTTGTGCATGACGACAACTTCATAAGTAATCTTGGAAGGACTTTTAGTGAGTCATTACACATTCAAGATGCTCAGAAATCTTTACTTGCTTCTGAGGGGAGTGACATCTATAATGTGAATGAGGAAAAAATATGTAAAGCAATGAAAGATCAAGCGACAAAAGTAAATATGGCGTGCTTGAAAAAATCTGCAACCTTTCCAATTCCTAATACCATGTTGCCTTCAAGCTCGTCTGATAAGGAGGCTGATACTTCAGTCACAGAACCACTCTATGAGCATTCTGCTCATCAAACTTACTCACGCTCTGTATCTCTGCCT GCTCCTCTGAAGCTTATACCTGCCATAAAAGGTAGCCGTGAGAAACATGGGGGTTCACAggtgaaattgaatgtgaaatgGGCCGCTGATGTGTATGATCCAGTGCCTACATTGTTATCTCACACTGTAAGAAGCAACAAGAAGCAACAGAAATCCAGGAAGAAGAAGCctgaaaagaagaatggaaagaaGGGTCAAAAAGGAAATTCATCTCGTGGGGGCAGCAGCAAAGATAAGCAGTTTCGCAAGCTAGGTGGGACTTCTGGTTTGTGCTACAAGTCAATGGATTCTTGTGATAAAGTGCTTGGAGTTGCTACTGAATTAGATGCTCTTGATGTTCGAAGCCAGGATTCGTACTGTGGAACTAGCTTCCTTAAAAAATCAGTTACTGAACTGCACTACTCGGTTGCAGAAGCACTATGA
- the LOC114407007 gene encoding probable histone H2B.3 codes for MAPPKAEKKPAEKKPAEKAPAEKKPKAEKKISKEGGSEKKKKRTKKSVETYKIYIFKVLKQVHPDIGISSKAMGIMNSFINDIFEKLAQESSRLARYNKKPTITSREIQTAVRLVLPGELAKHAVSEGTKAVTKFTSS; via the coding sequence ATGGCTCCCCCAAAGGCCGAGAAGAAGCCCGCGGAGAAAAAGCCCGCAGAGAAGGCTCCGGCGGAGAAGAAGCCCAAGGCCGAGAAGAAGATATCGAAGGAAGGAGGAagcgagaagaagaagaagagaacaaAGAAGAGCGTGGAGACCTACAAGATTTACATCTTCAAGGTGCTGAAGCAGGTTCACCCCGACATCGGAATCTCAAGCAAGGCCATGGGGATCATGAACAGTTTCATAAACGACATCTTCGAGAAGCTCGCCCAGGAGTCGTCGCGATTGGCTAGGTATAACAAGAAGCCTACCATTACTTCCAGGGAGATCCAAACGGCGGTGCGTTTGGTCCTCCCTGGGGAGTTGGCCAAACACGCTGTCTCTGAAGGTACCAAGGCCGTCACCAAGTTCACCAGCTCTTGA
- the LOC114407008 gene encoding uncharacterized protein LOC114407008, producing MSAFPNGSNSSLDNLLLQTMMGRLQLRAPINNPLVTQSLEDFLFNDLGDDDDDGGDNEDSEKAFEGKSELAREEAKLEREVIKIVLSGNGESVLKPNSGQAVSVRDHHICVGFQDEEDSGYRVWEWHGHIMSFDEEFGYNPEYIYGNYFQWFKARPSSVAAVADAVVEKEEEEEEDEEKQENQGLRELIDNKDSADARILHRNINAACPSLTGTR from the exons ATGAGTGCATTCCCGAACGGTTCCAACTCGAGCCTCGACAACCTCCTCCTCCAAACTATGATGGGCAGGCTCCAGCTGCGAGCTCCGATAAACAACCCCTTGGTCACACAGTCCCTCGAGGACTTTTTATTCAACGACCTCGgcgacgacgacgacgacggcGGTGACAACGAGGACAGCGAGAAAGCCTTCGAAGGGAAATCGGAGCTTGCGAGAGAGGAGGCCAAGCTGGAAAGAGAAGTCATCAAGATCGTCCTAAGCGGAAACGGCGAGTCCGTCCTCAAGCCCAATTCGGGCCAGGCCGTGTCGGTTCGCGACCACCACATATGTGTCGGGTTTCAAGACGAAGAGGATTCTGGGTATCGCGTGTGGGAGTGGCATGGCCACATCATGTCTTTTGATGAGGAATTTGGGTATAACCCTGAGTATATATACGGCAATTACTTTCAGTGGTTTAAGGCTAGACCTTCTTCTGTTGCTGCTGTTGCTGATGCCGTTGTtgagaaagaggaagaagaagaggaggatgAAGAGAAACAGGAGAATCAGGGTTTGAGGGAGTTGATTGATAACAAGGATTCCGCGGATGCTCGCATTCTTCACAGGAACATCAACGCTGCTTGTCCAAG CCTGACAGGTACTAGATAA
- the LOC114407009 gene encoding soluble inorganic pyrophosphatase 4-like — MVETDMDAETVANVVPPKETPNSVPISYHSSHSHPPLNERIISSMTRRSVAAHPWHDLEIGPGAPTIFNCVIEIGKGSKVKYELDKKSGLIKIDRVLYSSVVYPHNYGFIPRTICEDSDPLDVLIIMQEPVLPGCFLRAKAIGLMPMIDQGEKDDKIIAVCADDPEYRHYNDIKELPPHRLAEIRRFFEDYKKNENKEVAVNDFLPASAAFEAVNRSMSLYADYIVESLRR, encoded by the exons ATGGTTGAAACCGATATGGATGCCGAAACT GTTGCAAATGTGGTTCCACCAAAGGAGACTCCAAACAGTGTTCCCATCTCTTATCATTCCTCACACTCACACCCTCCTCTTAATGAGAGGATTATTTCATCCATGACCAGAAGATCTGTTGCTGCACACCCGTGGCACGACCTTGAGATAG GGCCTGGTGCTCCAACGATCTTCAATTGT GTGATTGAGATTGGGAAAGGGAGCAAGGTGAAATATGAACTGGACAAAAAATCGGGGCTTATCAAG ATCGACCGTGTTCTTTACTCATCAGTTGTGTATCCTCACAATTATGGGTTTATCCCACGTACTATTTGTGAGGACAGTGATCCCCTGGATGTCTTGATTATTATGCAG GAGCCGGTTCTTCCAGGTTGCTTTCTTCGGGCCAAAGCAATTGGTCTCATGCCCATGATTGATCAG GGGGAGAAAGATGATAAGATAATTGCTGTCTGTGCTGATGATCCCGAGTATCGACATTACAATGATATCAAGGAGCTTCCTCCACATCGTTTAGCTGAAATTCGTCGTTTTTTTGAAGACT ACaagaagaatgaaaacaagGAAGTCGCAGTAAACGACTTTTTGCCTGCCTCAGCTGCTTTCGAAGCGGTTAATAGATCCAT GAGCTTGTATGCGGACTACATAGTGGAGAGCTTGAGACGGTAG